The segment agccaaaaacgccctcccagatcctcagtgtgagccaaaaatcaactggccaacacacacatgtatgttggagctaagctagggcaacagcttgcatgccagcagatatggctctgcatgccatctgtggctctcgtgccatagattcgccaccaCTGTCCTAGAGGCTGGTCAGTGaccatcttctctttcttttgcaTTCACTGGCCCTGACAAGTGCTGCTGGTTTAATCTAATAGATGGACACAGCCATTATTTTCTATAACAAACTACAATTAAGCAATGGTTTGATTTCAtgtgctgttgctgtgagccgccccgagtctgcggagaggggcggcatacaaatctaataaattattattattgttaataataataataataataataataataataataataataataataatagaaaacattCATTGGCCCGGTTCctttaatataatatagtaaaatGTAATGTGGTTTGCTTAGATTTTCATCAGAATTTTACATGAATCAACcacaggcagtcctcgatttaAAACTATTAATTTAAGGATTGTTCAGAGTTAaggaaaaaaatgacttgtgGCCGTTTTAGAAGATTTTTAGAGGATTCTCCCGAAcacgggatcaaaattcagacacttggcaactggcatgtttatatgacagttgcagtgttccagggtgATGGGATCAATTtgttgaccttctgacaagtcatctggaaagccagattcacttaacaactgtgttactatcTTAACAAATAGTTTTGGTCGTAATTTGAAACAAAACTCATGCAGGTCTTAAAAGGAAGCATCAGAACATCCAGTCTCCTAACATGGAGggttcacagagttggccttctgcaggtcccgtcagtcaaacaatgctggctggcagggcctaagggaagggccttctctgtagttgCCCCCacactctggaatcaattccccccccccccggagatccgcACGGTTCCTACTCTCGCGGCCTTTCGGAAGGACTTGAAAACACATTTGTGCCaagaggcctggggctgttgaactGTTCATCTTATTCCAGCCCCTGCCATTGATCGAATGATTGGCATGATAGATTGATGTACGAGATGGGGTGGTTGAGTaaactgtttttaagttttttattAGATTGGGTTGTTTTAGATTAATTCTGATTTCTGTGTTAAATATGTAATTTATGCTGTAAGGCattctgagtctcaggagaagggcagcctagaaattgaattaattaattaacaaacaaatagaaacatagaagattgacggcagaaaaagacctcatggtccatctagtctgcccttatactatttcctgtattttaccttaggatggatatatgtttatcccaggcatgtttcagttcagttactgtggatttaccaaccacgtctgctggaagtttgttccaagcatctactactctctcagtaaaataatattttctcacgttgctattGATCTTTTTTCCCtcacctaacctcagattgtgcccccctgttcttgtgttcactttcctattaaaaacacttccctcctgaaccttatttaatcctttaacctatttaaatgcttcgatcatgtccccgctttcccttctgtcctccagactctacagattgagttcatgaagtctttcctgataagtttgatgcttaagaccttccaccatttttgtagcccgtctttagacccgttcaattttatcaatatctttttgcaggtgagatctccagaactgaactcagtattccaaatggggtctcaccagcgctctatacagcgggatcacaatctccctcttcctgcttgctatacctctacctgtgcagccaagcattctactcgctttccctaccgcctgaccgaatttctgaataaacaaacaaacgtgcAGCAGGAGAACCAGACCTGAGAAACACATTCTTGCTTGGAGCTTTGGAAGGGCCTTTTCCTAATAAAGTAGACAGAGCAGGGGTAAAAGGCTCCTGGTTTGTTTGTGCCTATCGGGAgcgcgaggctctgcccacctgcctggaaaCCGCCATTTGGGTTTTTGCCCTCTGCATATAAGCGTTCTGTGCATggacagagggttaaaaaacccaaatggtggcatcctggcgggtgggtggagcctcacattCCCTTCGCCACTGGCTCTCCAACAACCAACACGCACGAGCGAACCGGGAGACATTCACCCCTGGGACTGAGTGATGTAAAATGTCTGGCTCAGCCTTCAGTCAGCTTCCCATATTAAACCTCTTTGCTGATCCCCAAAGATCtcggtttttgtatttttattaccTGCACAGATTGCTAATGGCATGTTTTGCTTGGTTCCGGTTGTCGTTTTGATCTTCACCGCCTGCCACATAAAGGAAGCTGTCCATGACGGCAACGCACTGGTTGAAGCATTTGGTGGGCATCTCCGTCAGCTTGTTCCAGTTGCCTTCTGGATCTCTGTAGCTCACGTCTTTGCTGAGGGCCTTCTCCGCAGAACACGGCCGGCCGCCAACTATAAGCAGCACCTTCTGGCTCCCCCGGATTTTGGTTCTTCGGGACTGGAGCTCATTTTGCTGGTAAGGGAGCAAATGGTAATTCATCGCATCTACCAGAAGTTTGTGGCATTCTGGGTTCTGCATCATGCACGGCACCGGTTGGACGCAGTTGATCAAGTCGTGAGCCGGGATGGTGCCGAACCGCACATTCTTGAGGAGGTCCGCCCCATGCTTGATCCTCTTGGCGTCAAACTCAAGCCATTTCATGGCGATCTGGAAGACCATCACTTCGCTAGGGAACTCCAGGTTGTCGTCCATCAGCAATTCGTTCAACTGCTCAAAGGTGAGTTTCAAAAACTGCTCGGTGTCTGAGAATTCGAGGAAGCGTTCCCGGATAAACCTCCCGGCGGCCTCTTTAATCCGACCGAGATTGTAGGTGTCTGCCATATTGGCAATATACATCCAGTTCTCCACATTCATCTCCTGGATGAGGAAATCCGAGCACATGTTGAGCAGCGCATACATCTGCAGGTGGCTGGCGGTGGAAATGGTGCTGCCGATGGTGTAGAGGGAAAGGCTCAACTTTCCCGTGTAGGCGTAGGAGATGACGGTGGCCAGGCCCAAGGAGGAGATGTCGCTGAGGACCACTTGCTGAAGGTTGGGGTCCTTTCTCAGCTGGTTTTTGAAATATTCGCTGCAGGAGGACACCACCAGTTTATGGACTCGGAACGATTTGGTTTTGGTAGCAATGGTGAGATCGCAGAGGAAGAGCTCCTGCTGCAGGGAGCTCATCTCCATCAGCATGTTGGCGCCGTGGCCTGGATTGGTGACTTCCGTGGCGGTGCAGAGGAAGCCGTCGGAACCATTTTCGAACAAACTGCCCAGTGGATGATGTTGGTCAAGGTCAAGAGAAGGATCTTCAGCTAAGGTGACACTGACGGGAGTCTCTCTCTTGGCCGGCTTGCTCTTTTTGGAGGTTTTCTTCTTGGGGGCCATTGGGGCGAAGGGTTGGCCTGTAAGATGATATCAAAAAGCTCCTTGGTCAAGGAAGATGCATCTTAGCCAGCCTAGGCCAGCCTTCTCCAATCTGCGCCCTGCAAGAGAGGTTTGTTAATGGCAGAGTTATTGTGCATTTCCATAAACAAAAAATCAAAGCGGCATGTAGGATATCAGCAGAACATAGTGTTAGGTGTTGTTGATAGCTACCTTTAAGGCCCTTTGCGGCAGGGGTCCAAGGACCGGCTCATTCAATTACCCCACCCATTATTGCGTTCCCACCAGTACGGGCCCCACTGTAGCTTTGGTAGGGAAAGTGTAGCTGCGTGCGCTGCTCCATGTCCCCACCCCTTGCATGCATGTGCctgagtgagattttgtttctgccgcacggatcccagcgaccggttaggtcccacagaggtggccttctccgggtcccgtcgactaagcaatgtcgtttggcgggacccaggagaagagccttctctgtggcggccctgaccctctggaaccagctccccccagatatcagagttgcccccaccctccttgtctttcgcaagctccttaaaacccacctctgtcgtcaggcctgggggaattgaaatttcccttccccctaggcttatagaatttatacatggtatgcttgtatgtatgattggttctttaaattggggttttttagattgtttttaaaattagatttgtttacattgtctttttatattgttgttagctgccccgagtcttcggagaggggcggcatacaaatctaataaatacaaatacaaatacaaaatattgcAAGGAAATGCTTGaacgagtgagattttggtgattttttgcttctgtgcatgcatgaaagcaaaagaAATCACTGAAATATCACTCTCATGCCCATCCCCTCACAAGACTTTGctccctgagcatgtgcagaagcaaaatattgctcAGATGCGCAGAGTGGAatctgcccagtgaagggctacaaaattttttactaccatactgtgggcgtggcttattttgcgggtgtggcttgccacccacgtgaccaggtgagagtggcttgatggtcatgtgaccagggatggcttaaaggtcatgtgactggcttaaaggtggccaacttggtgtcacgtcaagggttagggttagggtgccaggTCGCTCCTCGccccaaagagatacaatttccctatctacttACTATTaccaaacatccaaaatatactctttaattctatgtatatgtgctatatctgtacatacatattacacacaggcacacaaaaatatacattatctactatataaactgcatgcacacacagctcttctaaaattacacacattcaacctcatttactgcgataggaaaaacataccgagagaccagaagggaaaaaaagaaaattcaaaatatttctaccagttctgtgtacctgaccgtacccatggCTGTTGGCCCCATTCGCCAGGGATTCTGGCAGGTGGGGTCAAGGGGAAAAGTCTTCTCTGCCTTTccacctgccctctggaacatctCCCATCTCCCCCCCATGTGAGGTCAGCTCCAACCCACCTGACCTTCCGTAAAGACCTGAGTCTGCCAGTTGGCTTGGGCCTCCACGGATGGGGTTTTGTCTTTagcttagtttatttatttgtcaagcatatataagattacaaataaaattataaacatgattgtggatacatgaaatttatttatttatttatattgattgattgcatttagaTGCCGATCACTCCAagcggactctgagcagctaacaacaggtataaatacaatacagtaatacctcatcttacaaacctaattggttccagggggaggttcgtaagacgaaaagtttgtaagacgaaacattgtttcccataggaaacaatgtaaaatcatttAGTCCATGCAACGggaaaaaaaaaacgcaaaaaaatgccgccgcccggctgtcaccttttgaaacagccggggggcttctcagcgtcctcctgaacccgaacgccaaacccaaacttctgggttcggcgttctggagaccaccgagaagccccccggctgtttcaaaatgtGATAGCTggacggcggggcttcccagcggtctcccgaaccagaacttttgccgaacttctgggttcggcgttcgggaggctgccgagaagccccgctgcccggctgtcatcttttgaaacagccggggggcttctcggcggcctcccgaatgctaaACCCGGAACTTCTGGTTTGGCGTTAGGGTTCatgaggacgctgagaagccccccggctgtttcaaaaagcgacagccgggcggtggggtttCTCGGCGGTGGCGGCAGAGGGTTCATAACAAGGAAAAAGttcgaaagaagaggcaaaaaatttctgaaccccaggttcgtatctcgggttgttcgtaagacgaggggttcgtatcatgaggtaccactgcataagtaaaaaacccaataacaaacatcactaaaatcacatgtattataaaaccatacttgcaaccATCAGTCTCAATtctaggcctgctggaaaagccaggttttaacagctttccggaaaaccggtagggaggagataatgcaaatctctgggggaatgtCTAAACATGATTATGACTACATGAGATagctataattataattatatatatttaattatgattGTATAATCATAACATAATAATGAATAcgtgaaatggatacaaataaaagggaacattaggacaggtccagtaggcacattggtgtgcttatgcacaccccttatggacctcttaggaatggggtgagatccggggtgggctactgcctggacagagcGGGGGACACAGTgggctagcgaaaatggagcttcaccccaaagcacccaatttgcactgaaagatgtcgaaagaaaatgcataagccacgcccacagtgtggtagtaaaaattttggtagcccctcactgggtgagatcaacaatagacagtttaaagttaaagttttggaggtttgaagaagaaaccacagagtcaggtcgtGCGTTCCAGGCACtgttgttgctgaagtcgtatttttcgcaattgagtttggagcagtttaccataagtttgtatctattgtgtgcttgtatattgttgtgattgaagctgaagtagttgtag is part of the Erythrolamprus reginae isolate rEryReg1 chromosome 11, rEryReg1.hap1, whole genome shotgun sequence genome and harbors:
- the LOC139173891 gene encoding kelch-like protein 31, whose translation is MAPKKKTSKKSKPAKRETPVSVTLAEDPSLDLDQHHPLGSLFENGSDGFLCTATEVTNPGHGANMLMEMSSLQQELFLCDLTIATKTKSFRVHKLVVSSCSEYFKNQLRKDPNLQQVVLSDISSLGLATVISYAYTGKLSLSLYTIGSTISTASHLQMYALLNMCSDFLIQEMNVENWMYIANMADTYNLGRIKEAAGRFIRERFLEFSDTEQFLKLTFEQLNELLMDDNLEFPSEVMVFQIAMKWLEFDAKRIKHGADLLKNVRFGTIPAHDLINCVQPVPCMMQNPECHKLLVDAMNYHLLPYQQNELQSRRTKIRGSQKVLLIVGGRPCSAEKALSKDVSYRDPEGNWNKLTEMPTKCFNQCVAVMDSFLYVAGGEDQNDNRNQAKHAISNLCRYDPRFGTWLHLANMTHQRTHFSLSAFDGHLYAIGGRNAKGTLVSIECYLPSANSWQPKANMELPRCCHASVVLDGKILLTGGYVNNAYSRTVCSYDPALDSWRDCSWLSSPRGWHCAATLAGRAYVLGGSQLGPRGERVDVIPVECYNPSTNQWSFMAPLTTGLSMAGVATLGGQILLVGGWNESGKKYQKMVHAFNPDLNEWTEEGELSEGTVGVSCCTIALPHANTRSSRASSVASASVSM